Proteins encoded in a region of the Rutidosis leptorrhynchoides isolate AG116_Rl617_1_P2 chromosome 9, CSIRO_AGI_Rlap_v1, whole genome shotgun sequence genome:
- the LOC139867546 gene encoding uncharacterized protein, whose product MEWTTVQHLDLRHVGRSSKPFQPHAATFHPTQALVAVAAGTYIIEFDAYTGSKISSINIGAPVVRMSYSPTSGHAVVAILEDCTIRSCDFDTEQTWVLHSPEKKMERISIDTEVHLALTPLQPVVFFGFQRRMSVTVVGTVEGGRAPTKIKTDLKKPIVNLACHPRLAVLYVGYADGLIRAYNIHTYAVLYTLQIDQTIKLIGAGAFAFHPTLEWIFVGDRRGTLLAWDVSTERPIMIGITQVGSQPITSVAWLPILRILVTLSKDGTLQVWKTRVALNSNRPPMQANFFEPAAIEQIDIPRILSQQGGETVYPLPSIRSLEVHPKLNLSAVIFSNMTGGDNARNKAAYTRESRKQLFAVLQSARGSSASALKEKLQALGSSGVLADHQLQAQLQEHRMKGPNQLTISDIARKAFLYSHFMEGHAKSAPISRLPLITILDTKNYLKDIPVCQPIHLELNFFSKENRVLHYPTRAFYIEGVNLMAYNLSTGAETVYKKLFASMPGHVEFYGKYLLHSRKQHLFLIVYEFNGASSEVVLYWENTNSQSSNSKANTIKGRDAAFIGLNDGQFAILDEDRIELSVYTLPGGSSKPATEKNMIDEPKQDEDLDVSSIKGPQQFTFESEVDRIFSTPVESTLMFVCFGDKIGMAKLVHGYSISTSDGPNMYTKGEGKKSIKLKANEIVLQVHWQETLRGCVAGILTTHRVLIVSADLDILAQTSMKFDKGLPSFRSLLWVGPALLFSTTTAISVLGWDGKVRTILSTSMPNAVLVGTLNDRLLLANPTEINPRQKKVMEIKHCLVGLLEPLLIGFGTMQQNFEQKLDLSEILYQITSRFDSLRITPRSLDILAVGAPVCGDLAVSLSQSGPQFTQVLRGVYAIKARRFSTALSVLKDEFLRSRDYPQCPPTSHLFHRFRQLGYACIKHGQFDSAKETFEVISDYESLLDLYICHLNPSAMRSLAQKLEEENADSELRRYCERILRVRSTGWTQGIFANFAAESMVPKGPEWGGGNWNIKTPSSTKSMPQWELAAEVMPYMRTDDGSIPYLSTDHIGVYLGLIKGRGNIAEVSDSSLVKAFKSDGTNAKSNGGQTSLIASTSNQPPSTSAGNQLMNLESLTKATNETTTADEQLKAEEEFKRSLYGTPGDGSSSDEEGVSGISKSKKLRIKINAKPNASTTVDVDKIKEATKQFKLGDALGAPLHRTKSLTNQFQELSMNTSQPVVNSSSGPTNPIPVDPFATSSFTVFPSGPMPAGASVGPRPIPEDFFQNTIPSLQVAAALPPPGTYLSRYNQNQNQNFQGVESNKVVPNQVTSSGPNVSGNPNPIPQVSMPPVTTESFGLPDGGVPPQSTSQPVVMFPPHVQSANIPVSTQPLDLSSLEGPGSANSAKPSVPPPPTSVRPGQVPRGAGASVCFKTGLVHLEQNQLPDALSCFDEAFLALAKDNSRGADVKAQATICAQYKIAVTLLQEIGRLQKVQGASAISAKDEMARLSRHLGSLPLQAKHRINCIRTAIKRNMDVQNYGYAKQMLELLLSKAPPGKQDELRSLIEICVQRGLTNKSIDPFEDPSQFCAATLSRLSTIGYDVCDLCGAKFSALSSPGCIICGMGSVKRSDALVGPGSVPSPFG is encoded by the exons ATGGAGTGGACGACGGTGCAACATCTGGATCTGCGGCATGTTGGCCGTAGTTCGAAACCTTTTCAGCCTCACGCTGCCACATTTCATCCTACTCAAGCTTTGGTAGCTGTTGCTGCAGGAACTTACATCATAG AATTCGATGCCTACACCGGTAGCAAGATATCTTCGATTAACATTGGTGCTCCTGTGGTTCGGATGTCATATAGTCCTACTAGTGGACATGCAGTCGTAGCTATACTCGAG GATTGTACAATCAGATCATGTGATTTTGATACAGAGCAAACATGGGTTTTGCATTCGCCTGAAAAGAAGATGGAAAGAATTTCAATTGATACAGAAGTCCATCTGGCTTTAACCCCTCTCCAACCAGTAGTCTTTTTTGGTTTTCAACGCAGGATGAGCGTAACAG TCGTTGGGACTGTTGAAGGGGGAAGAGCTCCAACAAAAATAAAGACAGATCTGAAGAAACCCATCGTCAATCTTGCTTGCCATCCTCGCCTTGCTGTGCTG TATGTTGGCTATGCAGATGGTCTAATCCGAGCTTATAACATCCATACATATGCCGTTCTCTACACCTTACAAA ttgatcaaaccattaagctaaTTGGTGCTGGTGCATTTGCTTTTCATCCAACTCTTGAATGGATTTTTGTTGGTGACAGACGTGGTACACTTCTTGCTTGGGATGTGTCAACTGAGAGACCTATCATGATTGGCAT AACACAAGTGGGTTCTCAACCTATTACATCGGTCGCTTGGCTCCCGATATTGCGCATACTTGTTACCTTGTCCAAGGATGGAACCCTTCAAGTTTGGAAAACACGAGTCGCATTAAATTCTAATAGGCCTCCGATGCAAGCTAACTTTTTCGAACCTGCAG CAATTGAACAAATTGATATCCCACGCATATTATCCCAACAAGGTGGTGAAACTGTTTATCCCCTACCAAGTATCAGAAGTTTAGAAGTCCACCCGAAACTGAATTTGTCAGCTGTCATATTTTCA AATATGACAGGTGGAGATAATGCACGAAATAAAGCAGCATACACTAGAGAGAGTAGGAAGCAACTATTTGCAGTTCTACAAAGTGCAAGGGGATCTTCAG CATCTGCGTTGAAGGAGAAACTACAAGCCCTTGGGTCATCAGGAGTTTTAGCTGACCATCAACTTCAAGCCCAGTTGCAAGAGCATCGTATGAAAGG GCCCAACCAGCTTACAATATCGGACATAGCACGCAAGGCCTTTTTATACAGT CACTTTATGGAAGGTCATGCAAAAAGCGCCCCAATATCTCGACTGCCTCTTATAACTATCTTAGATACTAAAAATTACCTTAAAGACATTCCAGTTTGTCAG CCAATTCATTTGGAGCTCAACTTTTTCAGTAAAGAGAATCGGGTTCTTCATTATCCTACTAGGGCTTTTTATATTGAAGGTGTAAACCTAATGGCTTACAATCTGTCTACTGGTGCTGAAACTGTTTACAAGAAGCTTTTTGCATCG ATGCCTGGACATGTTGAATTTTATGGAAAATATTTGCTGCACAGTAGAAAGCAACATCTGTTTCTCATAGTTTATGAGTTCAATGGTGCATCGAGTGAAGTGGTGCTATACTGGGAAAACACCAACTCTCAGTCATCAAACAGTAAAGCCAATACAATCAAAG GCCGAGATGCTGCGTTTATTGGCCTAAATGATGGCCAATTTGCTATTCTTGATGAGGATAGAATTGAACTTTCTGTATACACTTTACCTGGAGGTTCTTCAAAACCGGCTACTGAAAAGAATATGATAGATGAACCAAAGCAAGATGAAGATCTTGATGTTTCCTCTATCAAAGGTCCTCAGCAGTTTACATTCGAAAGTGAAGTTGATCGTATTTTTTCTACACCAGTAG AATCAACTTTGATGTTTGTTTGTTTCGGGGACAAAATCGGCATGGCAAAACTTGTTCACGGATACAGCATTTCAACCTCTGATGGTCCTAATATGTATACAAAAGGTGAAGGGAAAAAATCAATCAAGTTGAAAGCAAATGAGATTGTTTTGCAG GTTCATTGGCAAGAAACTCTTAGGGGATGTGTTGCTGGAATATTAACTACACATAGAGTATTAATTGTCTCTGCTGATTTAGATATACTTGCACAAACTTCTATGAAGTTTGATAAAGGACTTCCTTCA TTTAGATCTCTTCTATGGGTTGGGCCAGCCCTTTTGTTTTCCACTACCACTGCCATCAGTGTTCTTGGCTGGGATGGGAAAGTAAGGACCATTCTTTCCACCAGCATGCCTAATGCAG TACTGGTTGGGACATTGAACGATCGATTGTTGCTTGCAAACCCAACTGAAATAAATCCAAGACAAAAGAAGGTTATGGAGATAAAGCATTGTCTTGTAGGTCTTCTTGAACCTCTTCTTATTGGATTTGGTACCATGCAACAAAATTTTGAACAGAAGCTTGACCTCTCAGAGATATTATACCAAATAACATCAAG GTTTGACAGCTTACGCATTACTCCAAGATCTCTTGATATCCTAGCCGTTGGTGCTCCAGTTTGTGGTGATCTTGCTGTATCATTATCCCAATCAGGACCTCAGTTTACTCAG GTACTGCGTGGAGTCTATGCTATAAAAGCTCGTCGATTTTCAACGGCTTTGTCTGTTCTAAAGGACGAGTTTCTTCGATCTAGAGATTATCCACAATGCCCTCCAACCTCACACTTATTCCACCGGTTTCGACAATTAGGATACGCGTGCATCAA GCATGGTCAGTTTGACAGTGCAAAAGAGACATTTGAAGTTATATCCGACTACGAAAGCCTGCTAGATCTATATATTTGCCACCTCAACCCTAGTGCAATGAGGTCCCTGGCTCAAAAATTAGAAGAAGAGAATGCAGATTCAGAATTAAGACGTTATTGTGAAAGAATACTACGAGTGCGTTCGACCGGGTGGACCCAAGGCATTTTTGCCAACTTTGCGGCTGAAAGTATGGTTCCTAAAGGACCCGAATGGGGCGGTGGAAATTGGAACATAAAAACACCTTCGAGTACAAAAAGTATGCCTCAATGGGAGTTAGCCGCTGAGGTCATGCCGTATATGAGAACCGATGATGGTAGTATCCCGTACTTGTCTACCGATCATATCGGGGTTTACCTCGGGTTAATCAAAGGAAGAGGTAATATTGCTGAAGTTAGTGATAGTAGTTTAGTAAAAGCTTTCAAATCAGACGGTACAAACGCCAAGTCAAACGGTGGTCAAACGTCACTTATTGCTTCTACTTCAAACCAACCGCCATCTACAAGTGCTGGTAATCAATTGATGAATCTTGAATCTCTTACAAAGGCTACTAATGAAACAACAACTGCTGATGAACAGTTAAAAGCTGAGGAAGAATTTAAACGGTCATTATATGGGACACCTGGCGACGGTAGCAGTAGTGACGAGGAGGGCGTTTCGGGTATTTCCAAATCTAAGAAGTTGAGAATAAAGATAAATGCTAAACCAAATGCATCTACTACTGTTGATGTTGATAAAATTAAAGAAGCTACAAAACAGTTTAAACTTGGTGATGCATTAGGTGCACCTCTTCACAGGACAAAATCATTAACCAACCAATTCCAAGAACTTAGCATGAATACTTCTCAACCTGTTGTTAATTCATCCAGTGGGCCCACAAATCCAATCCCGGTTGACCCGTTTGCAACCAGCTCGTTTACCGTATTTCCATCCGGTCCTATGCCAGCTGGCGCTTCGGTGGGCCCTCGCCCCATCCCAGAAGACTTTTTTCAAAATACTATACCGTCTCTTCAGGTTGCAGCTGCATTACCTCCTCCCGGGACTTATTTGTCAAGAtataatcaaaatcaaaatcaaaattttcAAGGTGTTGAAAGCAATAAAGTGGTACCAAATCAAGTGACTTCGTCCGGGCCTAATGTTAGTGGAAACCCTAATCCTATTCCCCAAGTATCAATGCCGCCCGTTACTACCGAGTCATTTGGACTTCCCGATGGCGGGGTTCCACCACAATCCACCAGTCAACCTGTAGTTATGTTTCCGCCTCATGTCCAGTCAGCAAATATCCCAGTCTCCACTCAACCCCTTGACCTTAGCTCTCTTGAAGGTCCAGGATCTGCCAACTCAGCAAAACCATCCGTGCCTCCCCCGCCAACATCTGTACGTCCAGGACAG GTTCCTCGTGGGGCCGGTGCGTCAGTTTGTTTCAAAACTGGACTTGTACATCTTGAGCAAAATCAGTTACCAGATGCTCTGTCTTGTTTTGATGAAGCCTTCCTCGCATTAGCGAAGGATAATTCCCGTGGTGCTGATGTAAAGGCACAAGCCACCATCTGTGCTCAATACAAAATTGCAGTCACTTTACTTCAG GAAATCGGTCGACTTCAAAAGGTTCAAGGTGCGAGTGCGATCAGTGCAAAGGATGAGATGGCAAGGTTATCACGTCATCTAGGCTCATTACCTCTCCAAGCAAAGCATAGAATAAATTGCATACGAACCGCCATAAAACGAAACATGGACGTACAAAATTACGGATACGCCAAACAGATGCTCGAACTACTTCTATCAAAAGCACCACCAGGCAAGCAAGATGAGTTAAGAAGCCTGATTGAAATATGTGTCCAAAGGGGTTTAACAAACAAATCCATTGACCCATTTGAAGACCCGTCCCAATTCTGTGCCGCAACACTTAGCCGTTTGTCGACTATCGGTTACGATGTTTGTGATCTTTGTGGGGCAAAATTCTCGGCTCTTAGTTCACCTGGTTGTATCATTTGTGGTATGGGAAGTGTTAAGAGGTCTGATGCACTTGTTGGACCTGGTTCTGTTCCATCACCTTTTGGTTAA
- the LOC139867584 gene encoding uncharacterized protein, whose protein sequence is MNYNMQGWEKSLAEVHSMLKTAEQDIPYKVSNPGVLMIREGRVRKNKPKTWGKGKGKSIAKKKIPPPPKKENPVKDAECFHCGKVGHWRRNCPSYLSELRKGKAGQTSKSGNEKK, encoded by the exons atgaattacaatatgcaaggttgggagaaatctctggcagaggtgcactcgatgctcaaaactgctgaacaggatattccatataaggtttccaatccaggtgtccttatgattagggaaggtagagtgagaaagaataagccaaaaacttggggaaaaggaaaaggcaagtcaattgctaagaaaaagattccaccacctcccaagaaagaaaacccagtgaaagacgctgaatgtttccactgtggaaaagttggccactggaggaggaactgtccttcctacctatctgagttgagaaaaggcaaagctggccagactagcaaatcag ggaatgagaagaagtaa